TTCTTCCACCTTTTATGGCATTCCAATCTTAGTGAAAATTGGAGTTTGACCTAATACGAAGCTTGCATCTTTATAGAACATCTACTGAATGGGAACTTGATCTTAAGATGTAGAAACGAGGAGTATGGATTTGTTTAGAAACAGGCAAAAAGGACAGTATCTGGAAACTGATGGTGTGATAATAACATTTTTTCCATAAGACAGAAGAGTCCATCGCTCGTATGCAACTTCATGGTGATACACTGACAGACATGTTATGTTGTTGCACGTGGAAGCTCTATGCTATAATGCCACCTTTGTTTCCAGTTATCTTACCTGTTTACTCTCTTGAACTGTTGTCATTCCAACAATGCCACATAAACCATCACGAGACATATATAATGGAATTAACTTTATATAGCCCTACCTTATCAAAGAGCTTTTATATTGGTTACCGTTATATGCTATCTTATTTTTTTGCTTGGATTGAGAGGGAGTGTTGGCGATTGGAGACTGTTGTGAGATTATTGTCTCATTACAGCTTATATCTTACAGGGTTTGATGCCAAATGGTCAAGAGATAGCTGTCAAGAAGCTTGCAATGGATTCAAGACAGGGACTGAAACAATTCATTAATGAGGTGAAGCTTTTATTGAAAACCCAGCATAAGAACTTAGTGACATTGTTCGGGTGCTGCGCAGAAGGACCTGAGAAGATGCTTGTTTATGAGTATTTGCCAAATAAAAGTCTTGATTACTTTCTCTTTGGTAAGAACCCCTTTTTTTAAACACCTTGCACGTCTGTTGCTATCGAAACTTGTAAACTCAAAGCCTTATCATCTGTTTGGTAAACTAAAACTTATAATCGCAATTGAACTTCTCAGACAAGAGCAAGTCTCCTTCCTTGGATTGGACTACAAGATTTAAGATAATCACAGGCATTGCAAGAGGTCTCCTCTACCTGCATGAAGAGGCGCCTCAAAGGATCATTCATATAGACATCAAAGCCAGTAACATATTGTTGGATCAacaattaaacccaaaaatctCTGATTTTGGCTTGGCAAGGCTCTTTCCTGGGGATGATACTCATGTAAATACTTTTAGGATTTCTGGCACCCAGTGAGTAGTTTCTTTGCTTTTACCCATCATAGTCTTCTCGAATCGTAATTGCTGCTTTTAAGTGCATTAGGCTAATTTTCGTTCAAGTTTTATCTGGGCTACTTTTGGATGTCGGCTGAAAAAGATTAACAATTAAGTAAACCCTTTTATTGCCTGCAGTGGTTACATGGCCCCTGAATATGCCATGCATGGGTATTTGTCTGTGAAGACAGATGTTTTCAGCTATGGAGTTGTGGTCTTGGAGATAGTAAGTGGCAGAAAAAACCATGATAGCCGTCTTGGTTCAGAGAAGGCAGACCTCTTGAACTATGTAAGTTGAATTtctgaagggaaaaaaaaaagaatgtaaaTTCTGAAATCTCATTTAATAGTATTAGTCTCGTTGTCTAGATGGACGAGTGGATGGAACATTAGTTTAGTACTATCATAAATAATCcacaaatattttggaaattttaatatgaagaTTGAAGATAAACAAAGCTGCATGCTTCATCCAGTTGCGTAGATAATTTTGATCTGTATCCATTAtggattattttgatttatagtaTGATCtgatattttcctaattttcttGACCTGTTTTACTTGTATATCTAGTGCTGTGAAATTGGCCACTCCTTAGAAGGGCCTATTTGAATCTCCAGATTTATAAGCCTAAAATGTTGCTCCCcactctttatttttattgaactTTCGATGTCCATTACATGGATAGAGAGAGATATAACCTTCAAAGATCCTccaaaatacatggaaaaactgttaaagaaaatgactattCATTTCAGAGACATACCATATCTGGCACTTATACTCAAGTCCAAGTAATACATGCAGGAATAGATAATGTATAAGTCTGATTCTGACAAAGTATTCTGGCATTTTCATATACAGTCATGGCTGCTATTTCAAAGCGGAAAGATGTTGGATTTAGTTGATCCAACCCTCAAGAAATACAATCCTGACGAGGCAGCAATGTGCATTCAGCTAGGCTTGTTATGCTGTCAACAGACTGTTGTCGAGAGACCAGACATGAACTCCGTTCATCTCATGCTTTCCAGCGATTCGTTCACCTTGCCACGACCGGGTAAACCAGCAATCCAAGGGCGTGTAGGCCGGTGGACGACCACATCTACTTCAGCTTTTACTAATACAGATACTAATGCAAGTAGCACCAGTGGTGGTATGACAAAGGTTTTGGCAGGAAGTAGCTTTGTTGAAGATTATTCTAGGAATTCCATATCCTGTTCGTCCATTGAGGAAGGTAGATGAGCTTCTGGTAGATcagtttaattataattgtagTAAAATTCTCTTGTAAAggttattattatctctttaaaaatatgatatatttagTGTTGATATCATCTTATTTTCTATGGTggttcattgttttttttttcttttcaaattatttgaatgCAACAATGATGGTTAAAGAAATCAATAATTCAACGGAGTCAAATCTAAGGATCTGTCTAAGTTTTACccacaataaatctaaacaaatatgtgatttttttattcaattgctgtattatttcatcttcttgttcttttaTAAAATGAGAAATCAGATTATCTTGTTTATTAACAGCATGCCTCTTGGTTCATCATTTCGCAGTTGTCTCAGTTCATCATCtgtttttcaaatcaaattatgtTGGTCCTATACAAAagatttccatttttttaattataaaaggcTAATCAgcttttattgaaatattttcttttcaaaaacaaagatGCTTTGAGATTATGTTTCAGATATTGTATTTAAATATGTAGGAATATACTTTAGTTGAATCTCGATACTCATGATAATAATACGATAATAATCATATCCTTCTAATACAACATACACacaaattacatttaattaaaataaatatatataagatttttacaataataatcatattaattaaatacaacATATCAATAAATTTAGTGCGATACAAACCACCACCCCAtctattcaaatattaaatataagtcCTACATAGAACATTTATAATGTAATATGtatcataatataatgaaatgtatgtCCATATTTTGGAAGGTAAAACATAAACAACTGCATTCTCGTTTATAAAAGTAGATAACTATCACTTATTTCGTCATTTATCAATTGAGACGTCATGTAAAATGCTTTATAATGAAATACTAAAACTCTAAActctaaatatatatacaaatcaaattgaagtttacaaaatgtgaaagatacatgaaaaatttaaattgctaGATTTATTTAGTACCGACATTCCTCTTTATTAATTAAAGCAtgtaaactttaatatattgatagatttacattaattttaagaatGTTGAATAGTctttaaaagtatgaaaattttgcCCTAATCGTTGCCGATAGGGAATGTATCCAACAATGCATGAGGTAATTCTAATAGCAAGAATGAACTCTCTACAACAACCCTATCATCAATTGAAACGCCTATTAATAACACTATATTTTTCAGCACTATTCTAGGTTCTTCACTATGAATCATGGGATTCCATCGTTCAACTATAGAGAAATTGCACAAAAAAATGTCCATTTTGATAATTGTGTatgaaaaactttaaaagtGCAAAATAATTCAAGAGCTAGATGCATCTAAAGtcaaaatataacatgatagaataattcaattttctatcTAATAACAATCGTAAAAGGAACAATAGTTGTTATTTATTGCaatctaaacaaaattaaataataacgtAGTAATTTTACggattgaaaatatattttgatatatattgtAATTCTAATAAAACCATATCAAACTTTGGGAGCTTTGGTTTACTTAGGGTGGTTTAGATTTTTTTGGTAGGAGAGATTAGGGATTGTAGTAAGGGGTATCgaacaaaaagaacaaaacaaaaatcaatgtcATAGCCTGAGGGTGACACTGATAAGTCTATGCCATTGGGACGGTTGGACAATGTGATAATAAATGTTGAATCACTCTCATCACCTACATTATTGATTCTACTGCGTATTGGAAAGTCTTACTTCTCATCAAGCGTTTGAAGTCTTTTGCATCCTTGCTTCGAAAGGCTTCATCATTTAGCTATGTTTGGTTTTTTGGAAATTATTTTcggaaaataacttaaaaaataatataattttatgaaaacatTATATTCTTTTTGGTGTTTACATAATGCTACCGAAAACATTATCCAttgtttgattaattttattcaactcatttttcggaaattatttttaattaaacataataagtgttttcagaataccaaaaaaaattcattaattaatttagaaagctaaatttaaatagtaatataaatgaataaacatTACAAAACAAGAATGGCTTTGAAATCCGGTGCAATGTTGAACATGAATCCAATATTTTGAGTGAATCATTCCATGTCTCCTTCGTTTCCAATATAAACAAAGGTTGGGTAATTCTTCTTTGGGACACCCCCTATAGGTGTCATTGATTAAACATTTTTACTGAAATTTTAGGTAACTCATTGGATTGAAGTTGAAATGATTGAgaatttgggctaaatagtTTGCTCTGTAAAGCTTATTACTGCTACTTTTTCTAGCGAGCACCACATACGTTTGCTCTAGTGGCTGAAGAAGTAAATCTAGAAGCAAATTTAGCAGAAGATACTAAAAaacacaaacaagaaaaaatagagaaaatcccaaaaatataagATCAAATTTGCGTTTATCCTCATGATTTTGATGAACTTCtcggggtttttttttttctatcttgAAGGGTGAAGGGACAAACAAAAtcttaaaaagggaaaaggctacttttcttttttgatgtGGGTACTTACCGGAGAAAGAGATGATGAGAGCACAGGTTAGTGCCACAGAGAGGCTGCCGAAAGAGGAGTGATGAAGCGCGAGAGAGGAACCCGTGTTTCGGAGGAATGTAAAGATGACTTACAGAAAATGTGTTGACCAACAATACAGTTTATAGTGACTTGCTCCATTTTCCACCATCAAACACAGGAAATTTTGGATAATgttttccagaaattat
The window above is part of the Gossypium raimondii isolate GPD5lz chromosome 9, ASM2569854v1, whole genome shotgun sequence genome. Proteins encoded here:
- the LOC105800081 gene encoding cysteine-rich receptor-like protein kinase 10 → MGFLAKLSACIAKRFKAARGGSAGEDDSDGGSDTHGLFFELRALQVATNYFSELNRLGHGGFGPVYKGLMPNGQEIAVKKLAMDSRQGLKQFINEVKLLLKTQHKNLVTLFGCCAEGPEKMLVYEYLPNKSLDYFLFDKSKSPSLDWTTRFKIITGIARGLLYLHEEAPQRIIHIDIKASNILLDQQLNPKISDFGLARLFPGDDTHVNTFRISGTHGYMAPEYAMHGYLSVKTDVFSYGVVVLEIVSGRKNHDSRLGSEKADLLNYSWLLFQSGKMLDLVDPTLKKYNPDEAAMCIQLGLLCCQQTVVERPDMNSVHLMLSSDSFTLPRPGKPAIQGRVGRWTTTSTSAFTNTDTNASSTSGGMTKVLAGSSFVEDYSRNSISCSSIEEGR